Proteins from a single region of Runella sp. SP2:
- a CDS encoding TolC family protein has product MRKLTHILTLGLFVGGLFFSGCKSLKAPEQLPTFTPTPDSFSGTAHSSNAADIQWKSYFSDPNLVSLIDTALANNFDIRIALQRIETNKAQAERAKGLTLPFVTGAGNIGQRRFGKYTMDGIGNYDTNFSNNISENQRIPEYLPDFNVGLQSSWEIDIWGKLRARKEAALARFLASVEGRNFVITNLISDIASLYYELMALDRELDLLKETITLQENELNIIKIQKDAGRSNELAVKQFEAQLLSTQGLEAEILQRVREAENRINFLLGRYPSPIIRSRNLFMTGLPNQIKAGVPADLLKNRPDVKQAELELAAAKAEVFISKAAFYPSLNITGALGLQSFNPQFLISPQSIAYNIIGGLAVPLFNKTALKAELKMARAAQVEAVYNYQRSILNGYFEVYNQLVLINNLEKIYDFKRAEVDVLNTSIQTASDLFSTGRASYLEVIFNRKSALQSRIDLIDVRKRQYFAVIGIYRSLGGGWK; this is encoded by the coding sequence ATGCGTAAACTCACCCATATCCTCACGTTAGGGCTGTTTGTTGGCGGCCTGTTTTTCTCGGGTTGTAAATCACTCAAAGCCCCCGAACAACTACCTACGTTTACCCCAACGCCCGATTCTTTCAGCGGCACCGCGCACAGCAGCAACGCCGCTGATATTCAGTGGAAAAGCTACTTTTCAGACCCTAATTTGGTATCGCTCATTGATACTGCATTAGCCAATAATTTCGACATTCGCATTGCGCTTCAGCGCATCGAAACCAACAAAGCCCAAGCTGAACGCGCCAAAGGGCTTACGCTGCCCTTTGTGACGGGTGCTGGTAATATTGGACAGCGCCGTTTTGGGAAATATACCATGGATGGCATCGGGAATTACGACACCAATTTCTCTAACAATATCTCTGAAAATCAGCGCATTCCTGAGTATTTACCCGACTTTAACGTTGGACTCCAAAGCTCATGGGAAATCGATATTTGGGGGAAATTGCGGGCCAGAAAAGAAGCGGCTTTGGCTCGGTTTTTGGCCTCGGTCGAAGGCCGTAATTTTGTCATAACTAACCTGATTTCGGACATTGCTTCGTTGTATTATGAGCTGATGGCGCTCGACCGCGAACTTGATTTGTTGAAAGAAACAATTACGTTGCAAGAAAACGAATTGAACATTATCAAGATTCAGAAAGACGCAGGCCGCTCCAACGAACTGGCAGTAAAGCAGTTTGAGGCACAGCTTCTCAGCACCCAAGGCCTGGAGGCAGAGATTTTGCAGCGCGTCCGCGAAGCCGAAAATCGTATCAATTTTCTGTTAGGCAGGTATCCAAGCCCAATCATTCGCTCCCGAAATTTATTTATGACGGGACTTCCGAATCAAATCAAAGCGGGCGTACCTGCGGATTTGCTTAAAAACCGCCCCGACGTAAAACAGGCAGAATTGGAACTGGCTGCGGCCAAAGCCGAGGTGTTTATTTCAAAGGCGGCGTTTTATCCGTCACTCAACATCACAGGCGCACTTGGGCTTCAATCTTTCAATCCACAGTTTTTGATTTCACCCCAATCCATTGCTTACAACATCATTGGTGGACTGGCCGTACCGCTTTTCAACAAAACCGCCCTCAAAGCCGAACTAAAAATGGCAAGAGCGGCGCAGGTGGAGGCCGTTTACAACTATCAGCGTAGCATTCTAAACGGATATTTTGAGGTCTATAACCAGCTTGTGTTAATCAATAACCTCGAAAAAATTTACGATTTCAAACGCGCTGAGGTGGACGTACTCAATACCTCCATCCAAACCGCTTCAGATTTGTTTTCTACGGGTCGCGCTTCGTATTTGGAAGTTATTTTTAACCGTAAAAGTGCCCTACAATCACGCATCGACCTGATTGACGTTCGGAAGCGTCAGTATTTTGCCGTCATTGGTATTTATCGTTCGTTGGGGGGAGGTTGGAAATAA
- a CDS encoding peptide MFS transporter produces MSEKTLFGHPKGLFVLFFTEMWERFSYYGMRAILLLFLLDKTSGGMGLNEGEGGAIYGLYTFSVYLLSLPGGWLADNVLGQRKAIWYGGIAIMLGHIVLAFPASQAVFFTGLGLVAIGTGLLKPNISSIVSELYPEGGAIRDAAFSIFYIGINTGSFLGILIVGYLGQKVGWHYGFGAAAVAMFLGLLVYRFSAQTYLQDKGMLPKALASEKSSEKTNPITWGLLGALVVFMLVMQFNGMFQWGSKAAVATSMGVIAVAIVIVYFLNLIFASGLDTTERKRIVILFILFWGAVLFWAGFEQQGSSLQIFADRYSELPFGMPSSWFQNFNPFYILVFAPVLGGLWVFLEKKQLNPPLLVKFAIGLFLLGLGYYIMVVGAQIALTGVKASALFLTFTYLFHTLGELCLSPVGLSAYTKLAPKKYLSQLMGIWFVAAALGNLFAGLFAGGFDEENVQQMPQMFMSIVWFCVAVGGIIFILQRPLKDWMGGIK; encoded by the coding sequence ATGTCCGAAAAAACGCTATTTGGCCATCCCAAGGGCTTATTTGTACTGTTTTTCACCGAAATGTGGGAGCGTTTTTCCTACTACGGTATGCGCGCCATCCTGTTGTTATTTTTGCTTGATAAAACCTCAGGGGGAATGGGCCTCAACGAAGGTGAAGGGGGTGCTATTTACGGATTATATACCTTCTCTGTTTATCTTTTATCGTTGCCTGGTGGCTGGCTTGCCGATAACGTTTTGGGCCAGCGCAAAGCCATTTGGTACGGCGGTATCGCCATTATGCTGGGCCACATTGTACTTGCGTTTCCCGCATCGCAGGCCGTCTTTTTTACGGGATTAGGACTTGTGGCTATCGGTACTGGACTCCTCAAACCCAACATCAGTTCTATCGTAAGCGAGCTGTACCCCGAAGGCGGTGCCATTCGTGATGCGGCCTTTTCCATTTTTTACATTGGTATCAACACGGGTTCGTTTTTGGGCATTTTGATTGTGGGTTACCTTGGTCAAAAAGTAGGCTGGCACTACGGCTTCGGAGCAGCGGCGGTAGCCATGTTTTTGGGCTTGCTTGTCTATCGTTTTTCTGCTCAAACGTACCTCCAAGACAAAGGCATGTTGCCTAAAGCATTGGCTTCCGAAAAATCGAGTGAAAAAACCAATCCCATTACGTGGGGTTTGCTTGGTGCGTTGGTAGTTTTTATGTTGGTAATGCAGTTCAACGGGATGTTCCAATGGGGCAGCAAGGCAGCCGTAGCTACCTCAATGGGCGTGATTGCGGTAGCCATCGTTATCGTTTATTTCCTCAACCTCATTTTTGCGTCAGGACTTGATACCACCGAAAGAAAGCGGATTGTTATTCTCTTTATTCTCTTCTGGGGGGCGGTATTGTTCTGGGCTGGATTTGAGCAACAAGGTTCGTCGCTGCAAATTTTTGCCGACCGCTATTCGGAGCTTCCTTTTGGAATGCCGTCGAGCTGGTTTCAAAACTTCAATCCTTTCTATATCCTCGTTTTTGCCCCTGTATTGGGTGGTTTGTGGGTATTTTTGGAGAAAAAACAACTCAACCCTCCTTTGTTGGTGAAATTCGCGATTGGTCTGTTTTTACTAGGATTAGGCTATTATATCATGGTTGTAGGTGCGCAAATAGCCCTTACTGGCGTAAAAGCTTCGGCCTTGTTCTTGACCTTTACGTATTTATTCCATACCCTTGGTGAGTTGTGCTTGAGTCCCGTTGGATTAAGTGCTTACACCAAACTTGCACCCAAAAAATACCTGAGCCAATTGATGGGCATTTGGTTTGTAGCTGCGGCTTTGGGTAACCTTTTTGCAGGTCTGTTTGCAGGAGGTTTCGACGAAGAAAACGTTCAGCAAATGCCCCAAATGTTTATGAGCATTGTGTGGTTTTGTGTGGCCGTAGGCGGAATAATCTTCATTCTTCAACGCCCACTAAAAGATTGGATGGGAGGAATTAAGTAA
- a CDS encoding aspartate-semialdehyde dehydrogenase, which yields MKIAVVGATGLVGSEILKVLEERNFPITELIPVASERSVGKQVTFKGKQYTIVSFEDAIAAKPAIAIFSAGGGTSLSLAPKFAEAGITVVDNSSAWRMDPTKKLVVPEINAFTLTKEDKIIANPNCSTIQMVVVLNPLHKRYGIKRVVVSTYQSVTGTGKAAVDQLFAERAGNQDAPKVYPHPIDLNVLPHIDVFLDNGYTKEEMKMTNETKKIMMDDNIAVTATTVRIPTIGGHSEAVNIEFENEFDLKDIYEILGQAEGVVIQDDPQNKVYPMPLTAHGKDETFVGRIRRDESQPKTLNLWIVADNLRKGAATNAVQIAEYLTKNELV from the coding sequence ATGAAAATCGCAGTAGTAGGTGCTACCGGTTTGGTAGGCAGCGAAATCCTCAAAGTACTCGAAGAGCGTAACTTCCCAATCACTGAATTGATTCCAGTAGCATCAGAAAGATCAGTAGGTAAACAGGTCACGTTCAAGGGTAAACAGTACACCATTGTTAGCTTTGAAGATGCAATTGCAGCAAAGCCAGCTATCGCTATTTTTTCGGCGGGTGGTGGAACTTCTTTGTCGCTTGCTCCTAAATTTGCCGAAGCAGGTATCACAGTCGTTGACAACTCATCGGCTTGGCGTATGGATCCAACCAAAAAATTGGTAGTACCCGAAATCAACGCTTTTACGTTGACCAAAGAAGATAAAATCATTGCCAACCCCAACTGTTCAACCATCCAAATGGTGGTCGTTTTGAATCCATTGCACAAGCGCTATGGCATCAAACGCGTGGTGGTTTCGACCTACCAATCAGTGACAGGAACGGGCAAAGCAGCCGTTGACCAACTATTTGCTGAACGCGCTGGAAATCAAGATGCTCCAAAGGTGTATCCTCACCCTATCGACCTTAACGTATTGCCTCACATCGACGTTTTCTTGGATAACGGCTATACCAAAGAGGAAATGAAAATGACCAACGAGACCAAGAAAATCATGATGGATGATAACATCGCCGTTACTGCTACGACGGTGCGCATCCCGACGATTGGTGGTCACTCGGAAGCAGTAAACATCGAGTTTGAAAATGAGTTTGACCTCAAAGATATTTACGAAATCTTGGGCCAAGCCGAAGGCGTGGTAATCCAAGATGACCCGCAAAATAAAGTTTATCCAATGCCATTGACGGCACACGGTAAAGATGAGACGTTTGTAGGACGTATTCGCCGCGACGAATCACAACCTAAGACCCTCAATCTCTGGATTGTAGCTGATAACCTCCGCAAAGGAGCGGCCACAAACGCCGTTCAGATTGCAGAATATTTGACAAAAAACGAATTGGTATAA
- a CDS encoding carboxypeptidase-like regulatory domain-containing protein, whose amino-acid sequence MRNQVRFVFLALVFLWLPFSNIAQTLTGNIIDDATNQPLPFVNVFISNTTKGTQTDVKGNFTLRLQTSGYVKVVASMVGFKSFEQEVVLRPEETRRFSIRLQPDTRFLSEVKVAGKRDKQWKRLYKDFQREFLGRTKNARNCEIKDPYFIDLSRKKQVLHATSSRPFEIHNKSLGYDIEYQLEQFNATTTTYEFSGKLLYREMTAKNDAQQKEWELARNDAYRGSIYHFLRAVAHKKSQSEGFRVYLDTDTTTQRISRNRYFRNNRLVEINPDTLAYTDVALQRVILPNRKYEIHYLHRRDPQSWYFDLNREVTWLTIKGAAFAFSYDGILENSYQIETGGSMSKKRIADLLPNDYQPNDSLSSTLLEQAGLIPYFQKQEKFLLQLSQSHLALGDTLHYQVEVIDATSHQSVPQTIVYLAIRNENNVVWQQPLWIENGRLSGHWVIPDSLQGGTYQLIAYNNWARHFDERFWGRKSFQVIDASALPTKNDSTNLAFFPESGHLIAELPNRVGVRSFTKSGAPVAVDGWVLNATNDTLMAFKTNGQGYGNFFIMPPSTQPLRAKLSNGNEANLPAIRPKGYVINVDVLRDTATVIIKIYNNLSAQEWKPMRLLIHLRGQIVYEAIATPKGNLTTARIAKEDLEGTGVMQVILLDALNNPIASRAFYHSPDDDDVPYPSQLFESELSACYLLTPTTLARTLDALLLTHEVRPYSSSDATVLEYESGLTLRGIIKQPNGRALANSPVIGLVQSDSSALHFQTTTDPEGNFASTPMLFFGETTITIQTQNDKIKNASIALDTRWVPIVPQWFWHPVQHLSSSKRDSLAQVSKQRHAVSTTTEALKVSKDFRRPYPKADNTLVIDKSDHTFPLLRLLGEFHGQIKPKTDGVYWIEEGEKVSTRKAFLSIDGLPTSWESLQALSGQEIEAIDIIRHFQASNEPTTQGMLNVILKPNSRFWTEQNLKRFKVNGLIK is encoded by the coding sequence TTGAGAAACCAAGTCCGTTTTGTTTTTTTGGCGTTGGTTTTTCTTTGGCTACCTTTTTCCAATATTGCCCAAACCCTCACGGGAAATATCATTGACGACGCAACCAATCAGCCCCTGCCTTTTGTCAATGTTTTTATCAGCAACACCACCAAGGGTACCCAAACTGATGTAAAAGGAAATTTTACGCTACGGTTACAAACTTCGGGCTACGTCAAAGTGGTGGCGTCGATGGTGGGGTTTAAATCGTTTGAACAAGAAGTTGTTTTACGTCCCGAAGAAACCCGCCGTTTTTCGATTCGGCTCCAGCCCGACACCCGTTTTTTGTCAGAAGTGAAGGTGGCAGGCAAACGCGACAAGCAATGGAAACGACTCTACAAAGATTTCCAGCGTGAGTTTTTGGGACGTACCAAAAACGCCCGAAACTGCGAAATCAAAGATCCTTATTTCATTGACCTGAGTCGAAAAAAACAAGTGCTTCATGCTACTTCATCACGGCCTTTTGAGATACACAACAAATCGCTTGGCTACGATATTGAATACCAATTAGAACAGTTTAACGCTACTACGACTACCTACGAATTTAGCGGCAAGTTGTTGTATAGGGAAATGACGGCTAAAAATGATGCCCAACAAAAAGAGTGGGAGTTGGCCCGAAATGACGCGTATCGAGGCTCTATTTATCATTTTTTAAGGGCAGTAGCGCACAAAAAAAGTCAGTCGGAAGGCTTTCGAGTATATCTGGATACGGACACCACGACGCAGCGAATTTCTCGAAATCGGTATTTTAGAAACAATCGCCTCGTTGAAATTAATCCCGATACGTTGGCTTATACCGATGTGGCTTTGCAACGTGTGATTTTGCCAAACCGTAAGTACGAAATCCATTACCTCCATCGCCGCGACCCACAAAGTTGGTATTTCGACCTCAACCGCGAAGTCACTTGGCTGACCATCAAAGGAGCCGCATTTGCCTTTTCGTACGATGGGATTCTTGAAAATTCGTACCAAATTGAAACGGGCGGTAGCATGAGTAAAAAACGCATCGCGGATTTGCTTCCCAACGACTACCAACCCAACGACAGCCTGTCGTCAACGCTGCTCGAACAAGCTGGGCTGATTCCTTATTTTCAAAAACAAGAGAAGTTTCTTCTGCAACTCTCGCAATCGCACCTTGCACTGGGCGACACCCTTCACTATCAAGTAGAAGTTATTGATGCTACTTCCCACCAATCTGTTCCCCAAACCATTGTGTATCTTGCCATTCGCAACGAAAACAACGTAGTTTGGCAACAACCTTTGTGGATAGAAAACGGACGACTTTCGGGGCATTGGGTGATTCCTGATTCATTGCAGGGAGGTACTTACCAACTGATTGCATACAACAACTGGGCAAGGCATTTTGATGAGCGTTTCTGGGGACGAAAATCTTTTCAGGTCATCGACGCCTCTGCTTTACCTACCAAAAACGATTCGACCAATCTGGCATTTTTTCCCGAAAGTGGGCATTTAATCGCAGAACTACCCAATCGAGTTGGAGTTCGTAGTTTTACCAAATCTGGTGCTCCTGTGGCGGTTGATGGTTGGGTTCTCAACGCCACCAATGATACCCTGATGGCATTTAAAACCAACGGGCAGGGGTACGGCAACTTCTTTATCATGCCTCCCTCTACCCAGCCCCTTCGAGCTAAATTAAGCAATGGAAACGAAGCTAATCTCCCCGCTATTCGGCCCAAAGGCTACGTCATCAACGTTGATGTACTGCGCGATACGGCGACTGTCATCATTAAAATTTATAACAACCTTTCAGCCCAAGAATGGAAACCGATGCGCCTTCTGATTCATTTACGCGGGCAAATTGTCTATGAGGCCATTGCTACACCCAAGGGAAACCTAACCACCGCCCGCATTGCCAAAGAAGATTTGGAAGGAACGGGAGTCATGCAAGTAATCCTGCTCGACGCTCTCAATAATCCGATTGCCAGTCGTGCTTTTTATCATTCACCCGACGACGACGATGTCCCCTATCCTTCACAACTTTTTGAAAGTGAATTAAGCGCGTGTTATTTACTCACACCCACCACCCTTGCCCGAACATTAGACGCCCTCTTACTCACGCACGAAGTTCGCCCCTACAGTTCGTCGGATGCAACGGTGCTTGAATACGAATCTGGACTGACATTGCGGGGAATCATTAAACAGCCCAACGGGCGCGCCTTGGCTAACAGTCCTGTGATTGGCCTTGTACAGTCAGATTCCAGCGCTCTGCATTTTCAAACCACTACCGACCCCGAAGGAAATTTTGCATCGACTCCAATGTTGTTTTTTGGAGAAACTACCATTACCATTCAAACGCAAAATGACAAAATCAAAAACGCATCCATTGCACTTGATACCAGATGGGTGCCAATTGTCCCCCAATGGTTTTGGCATCCCGTCCAGCACCTCAGTTCGTCGAAAAGAGATAGTTTAGCCCAAGTTTCGAAGCAACGCCATGCGGTTTCTACCACAACAGAAGCGCTTAAAGTTTCAAAAGACTTCCGACGCCCCTACCCCAAAGCCGATAATACCTTGGTCATCGACAAATCAGACCATACCTTTCCACTTTTACGCTTATTGGGTGAATTTCACGGCCAAATCAAGCCCAAAACCGACGGGGTCTATTGGATAGAAGAAGGGGAGAAAGTGTCAACCCGAAAAGCTTTTTTGAGCATCGACGGGCTACCTACCTCCTGGGAATCGTTGCAAGCACTTTCTGGACAAGAAATTGAAGCCATCGACATCATTAGGCATTTCCAAGCATCCAACGAGCCCACTACCCAAGGAATGCTAAACGTCATTCTAAAACCTAACAGTCGGTTTTGGACAGAACAAAATTTAAAACGTTTCAAAGTCAATGGATTAATAAAATGA
- a CDS encoding 5-formyltetrahydrofolate cyclo-ligase, which produces MTKKELRHVFKQQRMALSPTEAAAQSQAIARLFFASFPVADFQAIHCYLPIRRQNEVDTFPIIDTFQQQFPRTSIVVPRSLPETGEMEHYRWTPDIELLSNQWGILEPNPSTSLHFPVQKIDLVVIPLLAFDHQGNRVGYGKGFYDRFLAQCRSNVLKVGVSFFEPVETITDANAFDVRLDYCITPSNVWRFSSTPSVSTDRL; this is translated from the coding sequence ATGACTAAAAAAGAGCTACGCCATGTGTTTAAACAACAACGTATGGCTTTGTCTCCTACCGAAGCAGCCGCGCAAAGTCAAGCCATTGCGCGGCTGTTTTTTGCTTCTTTTCCTGTGGCTGACTTCCAAGCCATTCACTGCTATTTGCCCATCCGTCGCCAAAACGAGGTAGATACCTTCCCCATCATTGATACCTTTCAGCAACAATTTCCCCGTACCAGCATCGTCGTTCCGCGTAGCCTTCCCGAAACGGGCGAAATGGAGCATTATCGGTGGACACCCGACATCGAACTTCTCTCAAATCAGTGGGGAATTTTAGAGCCAAATCCTTCAACTTCCCTCCATTTTCCAGTGCAAAAGATAGATTTGGTAGTTATTCCGCTTTTAGCCTTTGACCACCAAGGCAATCGGGTTGGGTATGGAAAAGGGTTTTATGACCGTTTTTTGGCACAGTGCCGCTCCAATGTCCTCAAAGTAGGGGTGTCTTTTTTTGAGCCTGTAGAAACGATTACCGACGCCAACGCCTTTGATGTTCGTTTAGATTACTGCATCACTCCTAGCAATGTATGGCGATTTTCATCCACTCCATCGGTTTCAACAGACAGGCTTTGA
- a CDS encoding M1 family metallopeptidase, with amino-acid sequence MVKRIALLLFSCFIAFCSFSKTSTPADTLRKAPAWVAKKGPIRPTRTLKNDILHTQLDLRFDWLRQHALGSAVITFKPYFYPQNTLELDAKGFDIKGIFQLDTLKKYDSLQKKYIYEYINDPLEYTYDKRLLNIKLRRKYSRFDTLHVLIDYVAKPNELPAGIVGTKGDKGLYFINADGLDEGKPQQIWTQGETEYNSCWMPTVDSPNEKMTQDIRLTVEKRFKTLSNGKLVESRLNPDSTRTDRWVQKLPHAPYLAAFVIGDFAVARDTIRNGLELSYYVEPEYAPHAKAIFGRTREMIDFFESKFGVEFQWDKYAQIAVRDFVAGAMENTSMTIHAENVQTDSRALLDGNSDDVIAHELMHHWFGNLVTCESWVHLPLNEAFANYSEYLWNEHKLGPEQADFWAQGSLQQYLGESEQKQEPLIRYNYTDMEDMFDNHSYAKGGLVLHMLRKYIGDEAFFAATRNYLIRYGFGTAEVNDLRESFEEVTGEDLNWFFNQWFLSPGHPTLKVEKSYDADKVTLKVTQLQDSLYTPIHRLPLKVDVWVNGQKETHDIVVSKAKQTFEIPVKQRPDLVDFDAERQLLGEINYEKSKPELIFQYQHCDKYLARYEAITGLENQLADSTVRQLMMQAMSDKFWKIRQLAVSNFSEYDGLQFNEVERLVQSKARVDAHARVRTEAIITLGSFGDNSNDPLFREALNDSSYQVVSAALDAYLIGKPDDAVDVAKRFENAPNSEIVTAVANYYAGLAKPEQYDWFMLKMKRLKSAEMYNFLQVFGKYLIKSDGSVQRKALPMLETMARNDPAYFVRFGAYQVLGLLTDIEGVKAMRKDIRNTERDPKLKDMYGQFGEF; translated from the coding sequence ATGGTAAAACGAATCGCATTACTTTTATTTAGTTGTTTTATAGCATTTTGCTCATTTTCGAAGACAAGTACCCCTGCTGACACGCTTCGCAAAGCGCCTGCTTGGGTGGCAAAAAAAGGGCCAATTCGCCCAACCCGCACCCTTAAAAATGACATTCTACACACCCAACTCGACCTCCGTTTCGATTGGCTACGGCAGCACGCACTGGGGAGCGCTGTCATTACGTTTAAGCCCTATTTTTACCCCCAAAACACCCTTGAACTAGACGCGAAGGGCTTCGACATCAAAGGCATTTTCCAACTAGATACCCTCAAAAAGTACGATTCCCTTCAAAAAAAATACATCTACGAATACATCAACGACCCGCTCGAATACACCTACGATAAGCGCCTTTTAAACATCAAATTGCGCCGTAAGTACTCGCGTTTTGATACCCTTCACGTACTTATCGACTACGTAGCAAAACCCAACGAACTGCCTGCGGGAATTGTGGGCACAAAGGGCGACAAAGGGCTTTATTTTATTAATGCCGACGGGCTAGATGAAGGAAAACCACAGCAGATTTGGACGCAGGGCGAGACCGAGTATAATTCGTGCTGGATGCCTACGGTCGATAGCCCGAACGAAAAAATGACGCAAGACATTCGTCTGACGGTCGAGAAGCGCTTTAAAACCCTTTCCAACGGAAAACTCGTTGAATCTCGCCTCAACCCCGACAGTACCCGCACCGACCGCTGGGTACAAAAACTACCTCATGCCCCTTACTTGGCGGCTTTTGTAATAGGTGATTTTGCCGTGGCGCGCGATACCATTCGCAATGGCCTTGAGCTAAGTTACTACGTAGAACCCGAATATGCCCCGCACGCTAAAGCCATTTTTGGACGCACGCGCGAAATGATTGATTTCTTTGAAAGTAAGTTTGGGGTAGAATTTCAGTGGGATAAATACGCCCAAATCGCCGTTCGCGACTTTGTAGCGGGTGCCATGGAAAACACGTCTATGACCATTCATGCTGAAAATGTTCAAACTGATAGCCGCGCTTTACTAGATGGCAACTCCGATGATGTCATCGCGCACGAACTCATGCACCACTGGTTTGGAAATTTGGTCACGTGTGAATCGTGGGTGCATTTGCCGCTCAACGAGGCGTTTGCCAATTATTCTGAATACCTCTGGAACGAACATAAACTAGGACCCGAACAAGCTGATTTTTGGGCACAAGGCTCTTTGCAGCAGTATTTGGGCGAATCTGAACAAAAACAAGAACCCCTCATTCGGTACAATTACACCGACATGGAAGACATGTTCGACAACCACTCATACGCCAAAGGAGGGCTAGTCTTGCACATGCTTCGCAAATACATTGGCGACGAAGCTTTTTTTGCTGCCACGCGCAATTACCTCATTCGCTACGGATTCGGAACGGCCGAAGTGAACGATTTACGGGAATCCTTTGAAGAAGTAACGGGCGAAGATTTGAACTGGTTTTTCAATCAGTGGTTCTTATCACCAGGCCATCCTACGTTGAAAGTAGAAAAATCGTACGACGCCGACAAAGTGACGCTCAAAGTTACCCAGTTGCAGGACTCGCTCTATACGCCGATTCACCGTTTACCTCTCAAAGTGGATGTCTGGGTAAATGGGCAAAAAGAAACCCACGACATTGTCGTCAGTAAAGCAAAACAGACGTTTGAAATTCCAGTAAAACAACGCCCTGATTTGGTTGACTTTGACGCCGAGCGGCAACTACTGGGCGAAATTAATTACGAAAAATCAAAACCTGAATTAATCTTTCAATACCAACATTGCGACAAATATCTCGCTCGCTATGAGGCCATTACGGGCTTAGAAAACCAACTTGCCGACTCTACCGTACGCCAACTCATGATGCAAGCCATGAGCGATAAATTTTGGAAAATCAGGCAGTTAGCCGTTTCTAACTTCTCCGAATACGATGGTTTGCAGTTTAATGAAGTCGAGCGACTTGTTCAGAGCAAGGCTCGCGTGGATGCCCATGCGCGGGTGCGAACAGAGGCCATTATTACGTTGGGTTCGTTTGGGGATAACTCCAACGACCCGCTTTTCCGCGAAGCCCTCAACGACAGCTCGTATCAGGTGGTGTCGGCGGCACTCGATGCCTACCTTATCGGAAAGCCCGACGACGCGGTTGACGTAGCCAAACGCTTTGAAAACGCCCCTAATAGTGAAATCGTGACGGCCGTAGCCAATTACTACGCAGGCTTAGCAAAACCCGAACAATACGACTGGTTTATGCTGAAAATGAAGCGTTTGAAGTCGGCAGAAATGTATAATTTTTTGCAAGTGTTTGGCAAATACCTCATCAAATCGGATGGTTCGGTACAACGAAAAGCGTTGCCAATGCTAGAAACCATGGCCCGCAATGACCCTGCTTATTTTGTGCGGTTTGGGGCGTATCAAGTACTGGGTCTTTTGACTGACATTGAAGGCGTAAAAGCCATGCGAAAAGACATCCGCAACACCGAACGTGACCCCAAATTGAAAGATATGTACGGGCAGTTTGGGGAGTTTTAA